One stretch of Sardina pilchardus chromosome 17, fSarPil1.1, whole genome shotgun sequence DNA includes these proteins:
- the c17h11orf98 gene encoding uncharacterized protein C11orf98 homolog: MAPGGKINRPKTELGRKLFKRRRVLGRQKRQKHMITGAVVDKGIITRNHLKKRSSSARANITLSGKKRNKLLKQLAHMDKEKSGMDVTFVQKKTAPAPPAASVSTKPKKAKQKKAAGAAAVELMDME; encoded by the exons ATGGCTCCGGGTGGGAAGATAAACAGACCCAAAACT GAGTTGGGAAGGAAGTTGTTCAAGAGGCGCAGGGTTTTGGGTAGACAGAAAAGGCAGAAGCATATGATCACTGGAGCCGTAGTGGATAAAGGGATCATTACGAGGAATCATCTCAAAAAGAGAAG CTCTAGCGCTAGAGCCAACATCACACTGTCTGGCAAGAAGAGAAACAAGCTTCTGAAGCAGCTAGCGCATATGGACAAGGAGAAATCCGGCATGGATG TGACGTTTGTACAGAAGAAGACGGCCCCAGCACCACCCGCTGCCTCCGTCTCCACAAAGCCCAAGAAAGCAAAGCAGAAGAAGGCTGCTGGAGCGGCAGCTGTAGAGCTGATGGACATGGAGTGA